ATGAGGAGCAAAAGAACGACCTTGCTAAAGCTTGGTCCGATCACCCGAAGTTAGCAAAGACGACCGACTTCGTATCCGGATGGTTAGGAGCCTATCTCAGATATGCGAAAAGCGTACCTGACGTGATGGCCGCATTCGTGACGACCAACAGTATCTGCCAAGGCCAGCAGGCGTCTGAGATTTGGCCCGTCATGAGCAAAGGTGGTCAAGAAATCGCCTTCGCGCACACACCGTTTACATGGAAAAACCTTGCGAGCCACAACGCTGGGGTGACTGTGATAATTATCGGCTTGTCTGCAAAATCAAACAGAAAAAAGCACCTTTTCAGCCCCGGCGATTTGGTCCGCGAATGCGATGCCATCGGGCCCTATCTGGTCCCGAACATGTCTGACACTATCTCGAAGGTAGCTACGCCCCTAGGCCCGCAGTCTCCAATGCTGTTTGGCAACATGCCTCGAGATGGAGGTCATTTATTCCTTACGACCGCCGAGGCAGAGCAGCTTCGCGCTGATCCGAATGCGAAACGCTTCGTGCGCAAATTCCTTGGTTCCGCCGAGCTGATCAACGGGAAAATTAGGCACTGCATCTGGATCAATGGCGACGAGGTTGATTTAGCCAGACAAAGCGACTTCATTGCGCAGCGACTTGAGCTGGTCGCAGAAAATAGACGTCAGTCGCCAGCGAAGTCGACACAGCTTTTTGCGGAATCGCCTCACCGCTTTGTGCAGATTGCAGGTGCGGCACGACATTCTGCAATTGTTGTGCCTCGCGTTTCGTCTGAGAATCGCGACTACTTACCGGTCGATCTCGTTACGGCCGATTACATCATTGGGGACAGAAACTTTGCGCTCTACGATGCTCCCCTTTGGAATTTGGCTCTAATTGCGTCCAGACTTCATTGGGTTTGGATTGGAACGGTTTGCGTGCGCATGCGCAGCGATTTTTCATACTCAAATACTCTCGGGTGGAATACTTTTCCAGTTCCTGTGCTTACAGATAAAAACCGTGATGATCTGATAAGAACTGCAAAAGAAATCCTCACTTCTCGCGAGCGACACTTTCCAAGCACGATTGCTGATCTGTATGAGCAAGGGAAGATGCCTGAGAACTTGCTTTTGGCGCATCAGGCTAATGACGAGGCTGTAGAACGGATATTTTTCGGTCGGAGAATGCGTAATGACACAGACCGACTTGAGAACTTGTTCTCTCTATATCGTAAGGTTGTGTAGTTATGAATGGATTTGCCCATGACCACACCGGTGGAATTACGACACTGTCGGAAATCCTGAGACTGAGAGAGGAACTTTCTCCTGACAGAGTCTTCGGTTGCTACGCGTATGCAACACAGTCTGGTTTCCGAACCTTTGAACTAGGTGTGGGAGAAGATTTTTGGGACTCCACTACATCACGTTGGCTCTTCGGAATTGACTATGGAAGGTCCGATCCTCGTGCTCTCGAGGCAATAGCTGACAGAGCAAACGCAGAGATTAGGATTTTTGACGGCCAGTATGTGGTTGATAGCGAAGGCTTTGCGCCACGCCGAGACTATCATGCCAAATCAATGATATTGGAGAATTCAACTCAGCATTCCCATGGCTTGGTGCTTGGGTCTGGGAACTTCTCATACAATGGCCTTTGGCGGAGTGTTGAGGCAGGAGCATCATTCATCGCTCTAAATCAAGCGCAGATGAACGCTTATGTTCAGCCCGTAGCCTCAGTATTTGAAGACCATTGGAACGGCGCTACCCCTTTGGATACCATATTGCCTTCCTACCAAAGCCGAAGGGCAGAGCTGGTTTCCAACAAAGATGAGAACCGACCGGACGAGACCCACGCCCCATCTAAGGGTTTTTGGATTGAGGCTGGCTACGTCACTAAGAATCGAGGTGACCACAGGCCTGGCAACCAGATTTTCGCTCCAAACGGATTCCGTGACTTTTTCGGTTTCGGCGCTGCCATCGGCAATTCGACGCTCATTGGTCAGATCAATTTTTTGACTGAGATCGGTCCCAAGGTGGTGAAGAACTACCGGGAGAATGACAACACGATGGAGAAGCTAACGCTGCCCATGCCCGAAGACCACGGCTTTGGGGTCTATGACGGTAAGGTGCTCATATTCGAACCACAGGGCAGCGAGTTCCTTTTAAGGGCGGTTGAGGCTGAAGAGTTCGATTTAGTTTATGGGCACCGGCTCGCAAATGTTCAGACGATGGGTGGCGGCAGGCGTTTCGGGGAGTTGGTTTAGTTATGGTGGGAGGCCCAACGATCTCGAAAAACCATGGTCAGCTCGACGCTTCGCCAAAGTCGATAGAGCTGTTCATGCGTGAGATGCAGTCCCGTTTCGACCTTAGTCTCCCCAAGCTTCTCCTGACTATTGGCGAGAAGGAAGCTGCATGAGCCATCCAATTAAACCGCTGGCCCTGCGCAAAATTGACTATGGTAAGCTCAATTCGCGCCAGAAAGAGACTTACAACTTTCACAGGATTGCAGCCCGACTCGCAGAGTACGGCTATAACAGCATCCTCCTCTCAGACGATTGGCTCGGTGCAGATTTCATCGCCTACCACAATGATGGCGAGCGCTTTTACCGAATCCAACTGAAGGGGCGTATGACCATTGACCGGAAGTATCTTGGTCGCGACCTCTACATCGCATTCATCCATGCCGATCGAGTATACGTCTATCCACACGACGAAATGGCTGATCGTATTGATGCTGTTGGGCGTATCAATGAGTCGGAATCGTGGAGTAAACACCGATCCTATTCTTGGCCATCGCCACCCGCATGGCTGCGCGAGCAACTCACCGAATTTGAGGTAGCATGACTAAACAATCCGTCCCCTCGGTATCAGTAACCTATGCCCAGACCGGCGCTTCGACCAAGTCGAACGAGCTGGGCATGAGGGCGATGCAAGAGAGGGCATACGAGAAGCGCGGCGAGCAATATCTCCTCATTAAATCACCGCCCGCGTCGGGCAAAAGCCGAGCGCTCATGTTCATTGCCCTCGACAAATTGCACAATCAGGACTTGAAGCAGGCCATCATCACCGTCCCTGAAAAGTCGATCGGGTCGAGCTTTGCCGACGAACCCCTCAGCAAGTTTGGATTCTGGGCAGATTGGAAGGTCGAACCCCAATGGAATCTCTGCAACGCTCCTGGCACAGAAGGCAGTAAAGCAGATTCAGTTGGAGCATTCCTGAAAAGCGATGCCCGAGTGCTGGTCTGTCCGCACGCTACATTCCGCAACGCGGTAGAGAAGTTCGGCGTTGAGGCATTCGACAATCGGTTGATTGCCGTGGACGAGTTTCACCACGTCTCAGCCAACCCCGACAACAAGCTTGGCGCTCAGCTCGCTGAGCTAATCGAGCGCGACAAGGTTCACGTTGTTGCGATGACAGGCTCATACTTCCGTGGCGATGCCGAGGCGGTTCTCGCTCCGCAAGACGAAGCCAAGTTCGATAGCGTCACCTACACCTACTATGAGCAGCTCAACGGCTACAAATGGCTGAAAACACTCGATATCGGCTATTTCTTCTACTCAGGCTCCTACGCCGATGACATCCTGAAGGTTCTCGATCCTGACGAGAAGACCATCATTCACATCCCGAGCGTCAATTCTCGCGAGAGCACCAAGGACAAACACCGCGAAGTCGAGCACATCATCGACGAGCTTGGCGAGTGGAAAGGAACCGATCCCAAGACAGGCTTCCAGCTCGTCCATACCTCAGACGGCAAGGTTCTAAAGATTGCTGACCTTGTCGATGACAGCGACCAAGGCCAGCGGTCCAAAGTGCTCGCGGCGCTCAAAGACCCCGCGCAGAAAAACAATCGCGATAACGTCGATATCATCATCGCTCTCGGCATGGCGAAGGAAGGCTTCGACTGGATTTGGTGCGAGCATGCTTTGACGGTTGGATATCGCGCCAGCCTGACCGAGATTGTTCAAATCATCGGGCGAGCAACGCGCGATGCCGAAGGGAAAACCCGCGCTCGTTTCACCAATCTGATTGCTGAGCCCGACGCTTCGGAAGAGGCAGTGACGGAAGCCGTCAACGATACGCTGAAAGCTATCGCTGCCAGCCTTTTGATGGAGCAGGTTCTAGCCCCACGATTCGAGTTCAAGCCGAAGAAGCCCACCAACGTCGCGACCGAAGGCTTCGACTATGGGGAGGGCGGCTACGATCCCGATGACTGCAATGTCGGATTCAACGAAGAGCGCGGAACATTCCAAATCGAGATAAAAGGCCTCGCCGAGCCAAAATCCGAAGAGGCCGAACGCATTTGCCGAGAAGACCTCAACGAGGTCATCACGGCTTTCGTCCAGGACAAATCCTCGATTGAACGCGGACTCTTTGATGAGGAGCTTGTGCCCGAAGAGCTCACTCAGGTTCGCATGGGCAAGATTATCAAGGCCAAGTTTCCCGAACTTGATGACGAGGATCAGGAGGCCGTTCGCCAGCACGCTATCGCAGCTCTTAATCTCACTCAGAAGGCCAAGGAAATCGCCGTCGGCGGTGACAACGAGGAGAAAGGTAATACGGCTCTCATTGATGGCGTGCGCAAATACGCGATGGACGTGCGAGAACTCGACATCGACCTCATCGACCGCATCAATCCTTTCGGAGAAGCATACGCTATTCTTGCTAAGACGATGAGCGAGGATAGCCTGAAGCAGGTTGCCTCAATCATCTCT
The Erythrobacter sp. THAF29 DNA segment above includes these coding regions:
- a CDS encoding DEAD/DEAH box helicase, with the translated sequence MTKQSVPSVSVTYAQTGASTKSNELGMRAMQERAYEKRGEQYLLIKSPPASGKSRALMFIALDKLHNQDLKQAIITVPEKSIGSSFADEPLSKFGFWADWKVEPQWNLCNAPGTEGSKADSVGAFLKSDARVLVCPHATFRNAVEKFGVEAFDNRLIAVDEFHHVSANPDNKLGAQLAELIERDKVHVVAMTGSYFRGDAEAVLAPQDEAKFDSVTYTYYEQLNGYKWLKTLDIGYFFYSGSYADDILKVLDPDEKTIIHIPSVNSRESTKDKHREVEHIIDELGEWKGTDPKTGFQLVHTSDGKVLKIADLVDDSDQGQRSKVLAALKDPAQKNNRDNVDIIIALGMAKEGFDWIWCEHALTVGYRASLTEIVQIIGRATRDAEGKTRARFTNLIAEPDASEEAVTEAVNDTLKAIAASLLMEQVLAPRFEFKPKKPTNVATEGFDYGEGGYDPDDCNVGFNEERGTFQIEIKGLAEPKSEEAERICREDLNEVITAFVQDKSSIERGLFDEELVPEELTQVRMGKIIKAKFPELDDEDQEAVRQHAIAALNLTQKAKEIAVGGDNEEKGNTALIDGVRKYAMDVRELDIDLIDRINPFGEAYAILAKTMSEDSLKQVASIISGKRVNLTPEEARDLAKRALKFKQERGRLPSITSADAWEKRMAEGVAFLARMKAEAANG